One region of Kazachstania africana CBS 2517 chromosome 3, complete genome genomic DNA includes:
- the KAFR0C06560 gene encoding uncharacterized protein, producing the protein MTFLTWNLRSKGGAVFDGQAPNLMDHRGTFNVSNVIGTNMSWSAFDPAKGHIEQSILSYDLGDGYNLVHAKNVILTDNDTTDAWLAADQNSTISNTGIKKRDDGDTWYTTYCKYAWDTIRVEVTTFFYNIKDNPASFIADLTTAATNIATMIKNGSKKNSCGSSDVYFLTEDGGGKWEVAWSSWTTGENCDTTAQWNEIAFALRNCINDSEYEHKMALCVRMNHGGTWHADVRVQRNWEKAYSNIWDMPCGKAQQSIVVDDGTCQTDYAKDL; encoded by the coding sequence ATGACATTTCTGACATGGAACTTACGCTCCAAGGGGGGGGCAGTGTTTGATGGTCAAGCGCCTAACTTAATGGACCATAGGGGCACTTTCAATGTAAGTAACGTGATTGGAACTAATATGTCCTGGTCTGCTTTTGACCCTGCTAAAGGACACATCGAGCAGTCCATCTTAAGTTATGATTTAGGAGATGGTTACAATTTGGTTCATGCAAAAAATGTCATTCTCACTGATAACGATACTACCGATGCATGGTTGGCAGCTGATCAAAACAGTACTATAAGCAATACTGGTATCAAGAAACGAGATGATGGGGATACTTGGTATACCACCTATTGTAAGTATGCCTGGGATACAATCAGGGTGGAAGTCACTACTTTTTTTTacaatatcaaagataaCCCAGCCAGTTTTATTGCAGATCTGACCACTGCAGCTACAAATATTGCAACTATGATCAAAAATGGTTCTAAAAAAAACTCTTGTGGAAGTTCCGATGTGTATTTTCTAACCGAAGATGGTGGAGGGAAGTGGGAAGTCGCTTGGTCTAGTTGGACAACAGGAGAGAACTGCGATACCACTGCCCAATGGAATGAAATTGCATTTGCACTACGTAATTGCATTAATGACTCTGAATATGAGCATAAAATGGCCCTGTGCGTCAGAATGAACCATGGAGGTACATGGCATGCTGATGTGAGGGTCCAACGGAATTGGGAAAAAGCGTACTCAAATATTTGGGATATGCCATGCGGTAAAGCACAACAGTCAATAGTAGTAGATGATGGTACATGCCAAACTGATTATGCTAAAGATTTGTGA
- the KAFR0C06570 gene encoding uncharacterized protein: MRSIYVFCFASFTVAAIATVPYYDYIHLGVTTIYSYFQDDKPVAVRVAWWGSFYASISSAIDAGIDACKNCKDNHSDSATLDCASSVNKLATSLVLNLMSIYIHWYDEATPTGTVKGVNTTAVRRRQFRQWKALMACMTYLVLLIYYLITILN; this comes from the coding sequence ATGCGTTCAATTTATGTATTTTGCTTTGCTTCGTTTACTGTTGCTGCCATTGCAACAGTTCCATATTATGATTACATTCATTTAGGCGTCACAACTATTTACTCCTATTTTCAAGATGATAAACCCGTTGCGGTCAGAGTAGCTTGGTGGGGCTCTTTTTACGCATCAATCAGTTCTGCTATTGATGCAGGGATAGATGCATGTAAAAACTGTAAGGATAACCATTCCGACTCTGCAACTTTAGATTGTGCAAGTTCAGTTAATAAGTTAGCGACATCTCTCGTGCTTAATTTAATGTCAATATATATCCACTGGTATGATGAAGCGACACCAACTGGAACTGTAAAAGGTGTCAACACAACAGCAGTTCGAAGAAGACAGTTTAGGCAGTGGAAAGCACTAATGGCCTGTATGACCTATCTTGTGTTactaatttattatttgatcaCTATTCTCAACTAG